Sequence from the uncultured Draconibacterium sp. genome:
ATCTGGCCCTCGACCGAACTGCGCAAAGCCTTTCGGGGGGAGAATCGCAGCGTATTCGTTTGGCTACACAAATTGGTTCGCAGTTGGTAAACGTGCTTTATATCCTTGATGAGCCAAGTATCGGGCTGCACCACCGCGATAACCTGAAACTGATTCAGGCACTGGAGCAACTGCGCGACTCGGGCAACTCGGTAATTGTGGTGGAACACGACCGCGATACGATGTTGCATGCCGACCACCTGATTGATATGGGACCGCATGCCGGTCGCCACGGCGGCGAAGTAGTGGCAGCCGGAACACCACAGGAAGTGTTGAAATCGAATTCGCTGACGGCCGATTACCTCAACGACAGAAAAAAAATTGAAGTGCCTGCAGTGCGTAGAAACGGGAAGTCGGATATTTTAAAAATCACAGGTTGTTCGGGCAATAACCTGAACAATGTAACGGTTGAAATTCCGCTGGGGAAATTTATCTGCGTTACGGGGGTTTCCGGCTCGGGAAAATCGACGCTGATAAACGAAACGCTGCAGCCCATTTTAAGCCAGCATTTTTATAACTCACTAAAAGATCCGCTGCCCTACAAAAAGGTGGAAGGACTGGAGCTTCTCGACAAAGTTATTCGTGTCGATCAGTCGCCGATTGGCCGCACACCGCGCTCGAACCCGGTTACATATACCAATGTTTTTGGCGACATCAGAAGTTTGTTTGCCCAATTACCTGAGGCCAAAATCCGTGGTTATAAACCCGGTCGTTTTTCGTTTAACGTAAAAGGCGGACGCTGCGAAGAATGTCAGGGTGGGGGATTGAAGCTTATAGAGATGAACTTTCTGCCCGATGTGTATGTGCATTGCGATAAATGTAATGGCAAACGCTACAACCGCGAAACGCTTGAAGTGCGCTACAAGGGAAAATCCATCAGCGATGTGCTGAACATGACCATCAATCAGGGCGTGGAGTTTTTCGAGCATATTCCATCCATTGCCGGTAAACTGAGTACTTTACAGGATGTTGGATTGGGCTATATCACACTGGGACAGTCGTCGACTACACTTTCGGGAGGTGAATCGCAACGTGTAAAACTGGCGGCCGAATTGGCAAAACGCGACACCGGAAAAACCATTTATATTCTGGATGAACCGACAACCGGTTTGCATTTCGAGGATGTACGCGTACTGCTTGAGGTGCTGAATAAATTGGTGGAAAAAGGAAATACGGTGATCGTTATCGAGCACAATATGGATGTTATAAAAGTTGCCGATCACATTATTGATGTTGGCCCGGAAGGCGGAAAACACGGTGGAAAAATTCTCTGTACCGGAACACCTGAAGAGGTTTGCAAAAATAAAAAATCGCATACCGCTAAATACCTGAAACAAGAGTTGGGATTGTAAAATCTGCTCTGATTTTACCACAAAGAACACCCGGTCAGAATGTATTGCGAATTGACTCGAAAAGATTTCTTCGTGTCTTTTTGACTTCGTGTTTTTATTTTGAATTCCATTCATTCGCAAAGGATTGTTGTCTGCGAAAAACTTTGGCTTCAACTGTAATTGCTCATGGCATTTTTATACATTTACCTGTAGAAACAGATGACAGTTACTATGAGAGACGTTGAAATTTATTGCCGAAATACACATATGACCCATTCTTATCCTATGGGCACATCATTACTCGAAATCAGTAAAGATTTAAATATAAAACTCCAAAACCAGGTTTGTGGCGCTATTGTAAACCACCAGGTTAAGGAGTTGTCGTTTTGTGTGGTAAAACCCAAACATATTGAATTTATAGACTTTACCCATTCGGACGGGATGAGAATGTACATACGGAGTTTAATTTTTGTATTGTACGCCGCCGTTAAGGAAGTTTTTCCGCATGTGGCATTCAAAGTGCAAAACGGCATCAGTAACGGCTATTTTTGCGAACTTCAGGGACTGGAGCGCGAAATCTCCGACTCTGATATCTTTTCCATAAAACAGGAGATGAATGCACTTATCGAGGCCGATATTCCTTTTGTAAAAAAAGGCATTATTACATCGCACGCCGTTGACCTGCTGGTAAAACAAGGACTGGAAGAAAAAGCCCGGTTGTTTGAGCAGCAGGGGCGCATGTACTCTTACCTTTATTTCCTGAACGATATTGGCGATTATTTCTACGGCAACCTCTTGCCCTCAACCGGTTACATCTCAAATTATGGTCTGGTACCATATTTTGATGGTTTGTTGTTGCAGATTCCGAAGAGAAAACACTTCGATAAGCTGCATAAAATCGTGTACAACGATAAACTTTTCGAGATCTTTCAGGAACAAAAAGACTGGGCCGAAATTCTGAACGTATCCACCATTGGCAGTTTGAACGATTTTGCACTTCAGAACCGCAGTGGCGATATCATAAAAATATCGGAAGCGCTGCACGAGAAAAAGATCGCTGAAATTGCCAACCAGATATCGGCGCGCGGAAACGGAACCAAAGTGGTGCTGGTTGCCGGGCCATCGGCTTCGGGAAAAACCACATTTAGCAAACGATTGGGCGTGCAACTGGCAGTAAACGGTATGCGCCCGTACCAGGTATCGCTCGACGATTATTTTGTTGATCGCGAACACACTCCGAAAGATGAGAATGGCGAGTACGATTTTGAGGCGCTTGAAGCCATCGATATTGAGTTCTTTAATCACCAGTTGATCGAACTTTTTGAAGGCAAAGAAGTGCGCTTGCCCAAGTTTGATTTTCACAGCGGCAAACGTGTACAAAATGGAAAAACGCTAAAACTCGATAAAGATGATATTCTGATCGTGGAAGGAATTCACGGAATGAATCCAAGACTTTTAACCGATGTAAAGGAACAGAATACGTTTAAGATCTTCATTTCTGCACTAACCCAGATTTCGGTGGATGAGCATACACATATTTCCACGGCCGACAACCGCTTGCTGCGGCGTATGATTCGCGACAGCCGATACCGTGGCTACCGTGCTGCAGATACGATAAAACGCTGGCCGTCGGTGCGAAAGGGCGAGGAGAAAAATATATTCCCTTACCAGGAAAATGCGGATGTAATGTTTAACTCGGCAACCATTTATGAGCTGGCGGTTTTGAAAAAATATGCCGAGCCGATATTAAAGTTAGTGCTCGAAAACCAGCCGGAGTACATGGAATCAACGCGTTTACTGGAATTCCTGTCGTACTTTAAACCCATTAGCGATGAGGAAATCCCGCCAACTTCATTACTTCGGGAGTTTCTGGGAGGTAGTAGTTTCGCTTATTAGGCTATGTTCCTGGATGATTTCTGAAACTATTTTTTGCACCGTTCTTTCGAGCGGTGTTCAAGCACTGAGTATGTGGCTGTGAATTTTTAAGATTTTTGGACACTTCATTATACAAAAATCCTAAAAATTCATTTTGATTTGTTTTGTTGATATCACCGCCTTAAAAGACGGTGCAAATATACTTCCGGCAGTTAATTGTTAAATCAAGCTATTCAGCCCCAAATGCCGATAACACCGGCAAAGCTTTATTGTCAAAATCAAAAACAGCCTGGTTTTCCCATGGGGATGCATCCGTGGCTTCCGGGCCTTTCCAGGCAATGAGCTCGGCGCCCCAGTAACAAAAACCACGACCTTTTTCCACTTCGTCAAACGAAATTTGTTTGATACGTTCGATAAACTGTTGTTGCCCCGTTTCGGTAGCCGGGTAATCCGGAAGAATCAACTGGTCGTCTTGCCCCACAATGTTGTTGGTCCAGTCGTTCCAGTCGAGCGTAAAAGGGTAGGCGGTTTCGGCCAGCACAATCTCCTTGTTAAAAGTTTCGCTCAGGTTGGTCATGGTAGTTTTCAGGCTCGTTAAACTTTTTCCATGCCAAATGGGGTAGTACGATAAGCCAATCATATCGTAATCGAGGTTGCGGACTACATTAAAAAACCAGTCGGCATTGTTGATTCCTGCATAATGAATCATAATTTCTGTGGTTGAGGAATTGTCTCTCACAGCCTGAATCCCTTTTCCCATCAACTCCAGAAACTGGTAAGTCTGGTCCTGAATGTTTCCTTCAGGATGCAAAAATCCACTGTTAATCTCATTTCCGATCTGAATATAATCGGGCGAAATTTCCGTCATAATCTTTTGTGTATAGGCGTACACACTGTCTTTTAATGCTGCATAAGAAATGTTGCTCCAACGCCCGGGTTTGTTTTGTTGCCCGGGATCTGCCCAGGTATCGGAATAATGAACCGTTAGCCAGATGTCGAAACCTTTTGCCTTTAGCTGCTTGACAAATGTTTTTACCTCGTTAAAACCCGAATGTTCGTTCTCCGGAT
This genomic interval carries:
- a CDS encoding nucleoside kinase, which produces MRDVEIYCRNTHMTHSYPMGTSLLEISKDLNIKLQNQVCGAIVNHQVKELSFCVVKPKHIEFIDFTHSDGMRMYIRSLIFVLYAAVKEVFPHVAFKVQNGISNGYFCELQGLEREISDSDIFSIKQEMNALIEADIPFVKKGIITSHAVDLLVKQGLEEKARLFEQQGRMYSYLYFLNDIGDYFYGNLLPSTGYISNYGLVPYFDGLLLQIPKRKHFDKLHKIVYNDKLFEIFQEQKDWAEILNVSTIGSLNDFALQNRSGDIIKISEALHEKKIAEIANQISARGNGTKVVLVAGPSASGKTTFSKRLGVQLAVNGMRPYQVSLDDYFVDREHTPKDENGEYDFEALEAIDIEFFNHQLIELFEGKEVRLPKFDFHSGKRVQNGKTLKLDKDDILIVEGIHGMNPRLLTDVKEQNTFKIFISALTQISVDEHTHISTADNRLLRRMIRDSRYRGYRAADTIKRWPSVRKGEEKNIFPYQENADVMFNSATIYELAVLKKYAEPILKLVLENQPEYMESTRLLEFLSYFKPISDEEIPPTSLLREFLGGSSFAY
- a CDS encoding glycosyl hydrolase 53 family protein, with product MKRIRLIQMLLAAVLFLAACSDDNNDPVDPSPDPEPKELIAAMDLSQLPEIELTNPIFYDLENDPKDFLDIVKENGVNTIRLRLWVDPENEHSGFNEVKTFVKQLKAKGFDIWLTVHYSDTWADPGQQNKPGRWSNISYAALKDSVYAYTQKIMTEISPDYIQIGNEINSGFLHPEGNIQDQTYQFLELMGKGIQAVRDNSSTTEIMIHYAGINNADWFFNVVRNLDYDMIGLSYYPIWHGKSLTSLKTTMTNLSETFNKEIVLAETAYPFTLDWNDWTNNIVGQDDQLILPDYPATETGQQQFIERIKQISFDEVEKGRGFCYWGAELIAWKGPEATDASPWENQAVFDFDNKALPVLSAFGAE